A stretch of Triticum aestivum cultivar Chinese Spring chromosome 1D, IWGSC CS RefSeq v2.1, whole genome shotgun sequence DNA encodes these proteins:
- the LOC123179742 gene encoding two-component response regulator ORR42-like — MILSFMLCRFHYEVTLAKNGKEVVDMFLESNKFDIVLYDKDMPIMVGPEAVMKIRAMGVTDVKIVKVSANDNAMEALMSVGADDFVPKPIRLEVLGPMILEFINRKNN, encoded by the exons ATGATTCTCTCCTTCATGCTGTGCAGATTTCACTATGAGGTCACCCTGGCTAAGAATGGGAAAGAAGTTGTCGATATGTTCCTTGAGAGTAACAAGTTTGACATTGTTCTGTATGATAAGGACATGCCCATAATGGTCGGTCCAGAG GCAGTCATGAAGATAAGAGCTATGGGAGTCACTGATGTGAAGATCGTCAAGGTGTCCGCTAATGATAACGCCATGGAGGCGCTCATGAGTGTCGGTGCTGATGACTTTGTTCCCAAACCAATTAGGCTTGAGGTTCTCGGGCCTATGATTCTGGAATTCATCAACAGGAAAAACAATTAG